In Cryptococcus deuterogattii R265 chromosome 4, complete sequence, a genomic segment contains:
- a CDS encoding transcription factor TFIIIB component b'': protein MSLRLQQVQARCAAPASSPRHSSPPRCRSSPSPPLPRSPPAQPGSPPPQPAGFPTLATALESSPLDPRLLAEEAVAAIPRPPLRPPSRPEIRRRAPRRRRVVPPETSKKQNGKIITGMANVTGTAASTPPRAASDDDDDAGTQAGSKRGVAVVLDLDDKVSAPPGSVPSSRAGSLAPAGGGRIKRAKKSNGPRVATIALADVEPEEMVGSPVTEQTTMGDLATVLVSEGRVSSRAIKIDEFRRAEMLQKKQDAQKRAEEMWRRNQIKRRKVRAAQNKERARRREQLRKQGAGTGTELDDVSPDEMDSEEEFQVAPDRLTPPRSSSEEAHHHPVAADFLHQDDEEQVDQADEMFENMFDNNARPDSPGPQDVNAAALQEDDEQDDEAMAALRAAGFTITDDPASHRSDDDDDNNNPWDDLNGGGGGMGEAFDVADYRLALQERRLREFREREQDDGDVVEVDDETRFVNSATYGKNRKSQRWSKMETELFYEILGETGENYTLMKAYFPGRDIRSLRLKGARENKVNPEKMTAAIMARKPLDKDYLAKSAGYDASRSWDKEEALFEEAKANVERLRKLDSEQPLGKDVSHQDQDQDVDEPHREGDLMRLGDDEKGLQRIEEVDVDVEEEEKSDDENDEYEHDEYI, encoded by the exons ATGTCCCTCCGCCTGC AACAAGTTCAAGCCCGTTGCGCGGCCCCCGCAAGCTCCCCGCGAcactcctctcctcctcgatgCCGCAGCTcgccctcccctcccctcccccgcTCCCCTCCCGCCCAGCCTGGATCACCCCCTCCCCAGCCGGCGGGATTCCCCACACTCGCCACCGCCCTCGAATCGTCTCCCCTGGATCCACGCCTCCTCGCCGAAGAAGCCGTCGCCGCCATTCCCCGTCCTCCCCTCCGGCCGCCGAGCCGGCCCGAGATACGACGCAGAGCACCGAGACGCAGAAGAGTCGTGCCTCCAGAAACATccaaaaaacaaaatggAAAGATTATTACGGGTATGGCTAATGTCACTGGCACGGCGGCATCGACACCTCCTCGCGCTGCGtccgacgacgacgacgacgcaGGCACCCAAGCAGGATCCAAACGAGGAGTCGCGGTGGTACTTGACCTCGACGACAAAGTATCAGCACCACCAGGATCAGTCCCTTCTTCCCGTGCAGGCTCACTTGCTCCTGCGGGAGGAGGCCGAATCAAGCGTGCGAAAAAATCCAACGGTCCGCGGGTCGCTACGATTGCACTTGCCGATGTCGAACCCGAAGAAATGGTAGGCAGTCCCGTCACGGAACAGACGACGATGGGCGATCTCGCCACGGTGCTCGTCTCGGAAGGCCGCGTATCCTCCCGCGCCATCAAGATTGATGAATTCCGCCGAGCAGAGATGCTCCAAAAGAAACAAGATGCTCAAAAGCGCGCCGAGGAAATGTGGAGACGTAATCAGATCAAGCGACGTAAAGTCCGTGCGGCGCAAAACAAGGAGAGGGCACGGAGAAGAGAGCAACTGAGAAAACAAGGCGCTGGCACTGGCACTGAATTGGATGATGTCTCGCCTGATGAGATGGattcggaagaagagtttcAAGTGGCGCCAGACAGACTGACGCCTCCGCGCTCATCCTCGGAAGAAGCGCACCACCACCCTGTAGCAGCAGATTTTTTGCACcaagacgatgaagagcaagttGACCAAGCGGACGAGATGTTTGAAAACATGTTTGACAATAACGCGCGTCCCGACTCCCCTGGGCCCCAAGACGTCAATGCCGCCGCCCTgcaggaggatgatgaacagGACGATGAGGCTATGGCTGCCCTTCGCGCTGCTGGCTTCACCATCACTGACGACCCCGCATCTCACCGGtccgacgacgatgatgataataaCAACCCCTGGGACGATCTaaatggtggtggtggtgggatgggagaagcaTTTGATGTTGCCGATTATCGATTAGCATTGCAAGAAAGACGACTTCGGGAATTTAGAGAACGCGAGCAAGATGACGGCGATGTGGTGGAAGTCGACGATGAGACGCGTTTCGTCAACTCGGCGACGTACGGCAAGAATAGGAAATCTCAACGATGGTCAAAGATGGAAACAGAGCTTTTCTATGAG ATTTTGGGCGAGACTGGCGAAAACTATACGCTGATGAAGGCATATTTCCCCGGCCGCGATATCCGTTCACTTCGACTCAAAGGTGCGCGGGAAAACAAGGTGAATCCGGAAAAGATGACGGCTGCCATCATGGCGCGCAAACCACTCG ATAAAGATTACCTAGCAAAATCCGCGGGATACGATGCGAGTCGATCGTgggacaaggaagaagccctctttgaagaagcaaaggcCAATGTCGAGAGGTTGCGGAAACTCGACAGTGAGCAACCGCTCGGTAAAGATGTTTCCcatcaagatcaagatcaagatgTGGATGAACCTCATCGTGAGGGAGATTTGATGCGACtaggtgatgatgaaaaaggTCTGCAGAGGATTGAAGAGGTAGATGTGgacgtggaagaagaagaaaagagtgatgatgaaaacgACGAGTACGAGCACGACGAGTACATTTAA